Within Seriola aureovittata isolate HTS-2021-v1 ecotype China chromosome 12, ASM2101889v1, whole genome shotgun sequence, the genomic segment GTCTGGTTCAGTCACATCTAGTTTTCTGTCTGCGCATTTTCTTTCCTCGACAAACAATCTTTTCACTTCTCTGAATGTCTCCGACGCAGAGCCCGACGACTTTGTGATTGTACCATTAGTTTAAATcgagaaaacacattttttttaaacacttagAAGAGTAAAAGCATAAGAAAGTGCGGCACAGTCCTCAGAAATGACAGCTAAACCGTATTTCTAAACTTGAACGGACTTGTGCTGGCCTGCTCTTTGGCTTACAGCCGAAGTTACGCAGCGAAAACTAATCACTCCTTGAAATCACATACTACCAAATCATGCTGTCTCAGTTTAGTCCAATATTAGAGGTTTAGAAATAACCGGAGAGATTAGTTTAACAGGAGGGGAGTAAATATTAATGGGTTAAACGGGATGAGTTGTACTTGTATCGGGGAAGGGGAAACCTCTCTGTGTACTGGCAACCTAATCAGAGCAGCCAGGACGGAATGTGCTCAACGTCAAACACGTTTACAACCTACAGGCTGCAGGTTGCCAGCAGTCAGCTCTGCTACAGGCTGGAAAAACTGCAGGGGCAGATGAGAAAATTACAGACAACATCATTGTAAACCTAGAGTTCAGAAACGCAGGACTTGTGTTTACTTATACTGtagtttattaatgtattatcTGTGGTTACGTCCGTTGTTGTTGCCTCAAAATTATAATAAACGTTGCTCTAAGTTATAAAGAACTGATCCGACGAAATATCACAGTTTTCAATAATAATTTATGTTAAAATATTGGTAATAGCCGATGTAATAACATTGTCATTAAGGCCCAATAAGAAGTAAGGCATGGCTCAAAATGTTTAGTAAACCTCCCTCTTACTTTTCTCTTTGCAATGACGCCGCCTTTTGACAGAACAAAGTCAAGACAGTTGTCAGATTGTTGTGATTAAAAACCCTGAAGGCTTGTATCACTGAAGAATGACTATGAGCCGGAGgtgatgaaatataataataagaatatgTGTTATCTTATATTATAAGAATATATATACGAGtgtgatttattaaaaaattaattaagtGCGTTTTGGTTTATAGATTTTGCTTGCTGCAAAGTTAAAGCCCAAATGCTGCAAAATAAATCTCATCTCTAATGTTGTCAGaattgatgatgatgtatttttattgagCATGTGTTATTATTCAGTAGTAAAGTTGTGCTCATATTGGTTCCAATATACTCATTCTGAAATGTTGTGCTCATAATACATTATATGTGCCTTTATTTAGCAGTGGATCAATGTTAGAGTCACTGATACTTTTAACTTATTTTAAcaaatgattcattattttcttgcCCTGGTTCAGATTGTGACAGCATGGCCACGACTGCAGATGGCTGCATTCAGTTCACACGCCATGCAGGTGACGTCCTGCTCAACTTCAACCGCCTCCGCAGCAGGAACATCCTGACTGATGTCACCATACAGGTGGACGGGCAGCATTTTCATGCTCACAAGGCAATCTTGGTGGCCTGCAGGTACGCACCATCATGAGATGCGAGTTCAGCAGCATGAGTACCTATGGACATGTTTTTAACCTGTTAAAGGAAGAGACTTTTTTGAGTTCTGTGAATAAAAGAACCACACCTGCACACCTTTTATATAGAACTGATGCAGAGTTGTGTCATCTCACCTTAATAGATGATAAAACATGGTTTCCATCTCTGTTGCTCTCTTATAGTGGCTTCTTTTATACCGTGTTCATGAACCCCGAGAATGCAAACCTTAGTGCCATCAGCTTAGACCCCAAAGTGGACCCCAAGGGTTTCTCCATCCTGCTGGACTTCATGTACACATCCTGTCTGAACCTTAAAGACAGTCTGGTCCTGGCCACCATGAACACAGCCATCTACCTCCAGATGGAACATGTGGTTGACACCTGCCACAGATTCATCAAATCCAGGTAAAAGACAGCAGACAATGTGATAGGACACAATCTCTTGACTTGTATATTGAAGGAATCTGATGTGGAGTTGAATATGTTTCTGCAGGCATCAGTCTCTGAACGTGCAGACTGAAGAGGTACGGATCAACTCATTACATCTGGCTGAGGAGAACCCTGCATTGAGGCCTGTTGATGAAAAAGAGACAGACTTAAGAAATGTCCGCACGTCAACCTCATCCTTTGTCCAGGAGTGCAGGTGCAACATCCCCAATGTTTTCAGGGGTATTAACACGTCCGGCTCCTATCATGTGTACGGTGACCTCCATGTCCCCGCTGGGAAGCTGGAAGGTTCCCATAAGATCAGCGCCCCTACCAGAGGGGGGGCTTTGTCCCAGAAACGATGCTCGCAGGTACCCAACACCAACATTACTCACAGTgactccaccaccatcatcccCCACCCGCTGCCATTTCACCCCAGTTTCCCCACCACCATCATCCAACCAGCAGGAGTCCACAGGAGCCATCATGGGCCTGCTGCTCCCATGGAGGAAGAAAGTATTCAGCACCCGCAAACCAGCTGCCTGAGGTTGTCTCCAGGTTTTAGCAAAGGTGTCATTTGTAGCCCTCAAAGCCCACTCCGATCTGACTGCCAGCCAAACTCTCCCACcgagtccagcagcagcagaaatgcaaCCCTGAGCCTCAAACATCCGTCAGACTGCCCCAAAGACGCCAAGGCCCGCAACTGGAAGAAGTACAAGTTCATCGTTATGAACCAAACTCCTGATGAGAATGAAAAGGAGGCTCAGGGAGGCAACGCTGATGCTGCAGACATGTCCCCTACACTGAGCCCCTGCAGAAGTGGCGGAGCAGGTGAACACAGTGAGGTCCAGTCACACGAGGGAGCCAGCGAGCACAGAGAAGAGATGCCCATGTCTCAGAGTGttgacagctgcagcagcagcacctgcagcagcatcaggTAAAACTACATGTCACtgtcaaaactgtaaaatgaaacGTACTATAAATTAGTTAAACAGAATAACTTCCCTTTATATGAATCAATATATATGGTCTTTATTCTCTTTGTAGCCACCGCAGATGCTCCTCCTGTGGCTGTGACAGCCCTCAGCGCATGGAGATGGGTCACCTTTCTCCTGACTCATACAGCAGAGACGACACTACCAAACTACACTCAGAGTATTCCCCCTCCCGCTGTGGTAAGTgcacacgtatatatatatatatatattaagatGAATAATTTGGTAGGATTATTTAGCATAAAAATGCTCTGAGGTATGACTGAATACTTCTTCCCACAGAAAACAACACCTACTTCTGCAATGGTTGTGACTCCAAGTTCAGTGATGAAGATTCCCTGAAAGACCACATGGTCCAGGTCCACAGCGACAAGCCATACAAGTGTGACTGCTGCCAGGCTGCCTTTCGCTACAAGGGCAACCTGGCCAGCCACAAGACTGTTCATACAGGTAGGATTGATAAGTCCGCGTTGGCTTTTTAAAGCACTATCACGTGGACTTCAGGGATGTGACTGTGTAATTAATTTCACAACTCGGTGATCTTAACTTCCAGGTGCGAAGCCGTACCACTGCAACATCTGTGGTGCTCAGTTCAATCGACCAGCCAACCTCAAAACTCATACCCGGATCCACTCTGGGGAAAAGCCATACAAGTGTGAGACCTGCGGCTCCCGATTTGTCCaggtgagaaaacaaaaaaagccacAGCCACATCTCCGGGAAAGCTTTTGCAaagctctgcctctgtctgtctgtatgtatttaatatatttcttcattttcccGCAGGTGGCCCATCTTCGCGCCCACGTTTTAattcacacaggagagaagccGTACCCGTGTGAGATCTGTGGAACCCACTTCCGCCACCTTCAGACGCTCAAGAGCCACATGCGCATTCACACTGGAGAGAAGCCTTATCATGTAAGCCTCCAATCAGTCTTCTCTTCTAAGCCACTGTGTTTGCTGGCTAAATAGAGTAATCCCTTTTCCTCCATGATCCATGTGCCTATCAATAGTTATGTCCTGAGTGGTAATCTGGGAGATCTATGAACTAAAACTGGGGTTAGAAACTTCCTGTTCACAAAAAGTGATTATaatttatgtattattattttcttcagtgtgaaaaatgtgacCTCCACTTCAGACACAAGAGTCAGCTGAGGCTTCATCTCCGACAGAAGCACGGCGCGGTCACTAACACCAAGGCTCAGTATCGCAGGACTCCCAGCAACATCACCGCGGGCCTCTTGAACTCCTGCTGAGCCGTCTGCAGTCCTCTCACGTgtcattttttgattttcttttgcatCGGGCACCATGTTGtcaaaagatttttattttttctatacacagatagaaacatgaatatatatatttgcccTTTATGCATTTGTAAATGATGCACATTACTTTGTGTAAGCTCTTTGGTATTTCAAAGATTGTAAAAGTGTATGCTTTCGTTGTGAATGTATAATAACAGAATGTACATTTTGAATGTGAATTTAAGCAgttatttctcttttgttcAAATTACTTAACAGAATGTCAGCTTTGAAGGACAGTCCTCTTTCTCATTCGGATTGAGAATCGCTGTTACAGTTTTGCTTTCGATATTGGTTTGAATTTCCCCAATAATGTGGTCACAGTTTATGCAGTTACTTTTCATTaggctgtttttgtaaataaggTAATATCTGCTGGCAGAGTACGAATATATTTAcgtttagtttgtttttcttacgCACAGAAAGCTTCACTGAGGGGCTTGTTATTTTGCCATTTCATAGTTTGTGGTATGTATTGTAATATGTACAGATTGTCATTCATATGAAAAATTGctatgtatatattttcttctcttatttTCCAATCATTTTTAGGCTCCTGTTGGTATTTTGCACATACTCATAATGCTGTGATACATATATTTTCgtacttttaaaatatttctacTTAAAATGTATGTGACCTGTTGAAATTATTTGTTACGCCCAGTGTATAGCACCTGCTATATATTAtttatagtcttttttttttttttttgctgtactctcattacattttggtgcTGCAATGATCCCCCGTCCCCaggggatcattaaagttttaatCCTATTTTATGTAACCATATGTATTATAGTACACTCATTCAAACCAGTGTATTCGTAGTGCCTTATGTTCACACTTTCTCAGACTAACtattaatgcattttaaatttgatgatATGAAAGCCCCGGTACTTATAAACTGCTTTCGTGATGCATTTGCCATTTTGCATTTGGTACTTTGCCCTATCGTTATGTGTATGCATGTCAGGTACTGTTGTTATGGAAGCTGATAATCTGTTGTGTATAGCTCTTAAAATGCAGATATACCAGGCCTCAAGCTAAAAAACGCTCAGGAATATTAGTATTATGTAAGCAGGTGTCTTTGTAACTGcaaattatatacatatatatatatatgaaaaaaatatatatatgtgaaaataaaataaaatgtatataatgtagCACGTATTGCAACAgtatttctcattatttttaacTGAACCTTAACATATTTTATGGCCcagttttttgtttatatacACAGGCTAAACCTGCTCTCTGGCTCTCCCTGGTGTTCACTCCTAAAGATCAATTATTCTCTTACTcagactttaaaaaagaaatacctGACTTGGGTTAGCATTTGGAGGAGAGCAGATGGTTTAGTTAGCTAATCAATTATCCAATATTTGTACAAAGGGTAATGGGATACATTTTTACAGAGGACAAAGTATGACTCATTTatcaataattaaatgaataaattaaagctGGAATTTATAATATACATATTTGAAATAAcaagtataaatacatttatgaatgctgaaataaatacatacatatacagtacatatacatatatatatatatgtgtatatataagtctaaatgtgtgtgtactacttaaaagtaaataaacactgaaataaaaaaagtaaaaatacaagaaTTAAATGTAAGTTTGTAGAAAtgaattacatatttatttattcttgattatctacatttatttgtatatcGTTTCTTTATTCATTCCAGTGCTGATACATTTCCTATATtagtcaaaacatttcattttagcaTGTGGTTATTTATTTGATGAAAGAGTCATATTTCATCCTCTGTAAAACCCAACTCACAgtgaatgaacaaaacaaacatacaaaacactAACTGTACAGTGATGTCAAGCGCCCCCTCCTGGCTGATTATGTAGAAAGCTAACAAGTGCATGTggtttgtatttgtaaaatctGCAGAAGTTGATAATTTGATCTCTCAAATCTTGTAATGGACAACAGCACTATACTtctatagtaaagcataaagagGCAATAACTACGAGAAAGAAAGCACATACTGTCAAAATAGGCAACCATCACATCGTACTGAACAAAGATCCTATAttaaatgagcaaaacaaagggggaaaaaaggtcAATGTTTTCACCTTTCAGCTTTATCTCCAGTCCTTCAAGAACATACAGTTCAGATTCAACACATGTTCATTTCtatcttcatgttttctctAAAGTATGACTAGTCCCAGGTGTCATAGCTATGATGAAGCACATCCACGTGTTCCAGTACAGAGTTAAATATTCAGTCAAATAATGGGCCATTTATCAGAGTACCTGATAACTCCACATGGCACAAAAACAGTATTCAGGTCATGTCCGTGTTATGAGAAACATGacacatgcattttatttgGACAGACAGGCTATTGGCTGCTCTGTAAAGTTCTAAATCGATCCTGGTCTGTCAACATCAAGTCAAACAACTATTTGGTCTGAAGCATTATGGCTGCTTCCAATGACATGATACTCTGAAGACATCAGTaacatacagtggggtccaaaagcctgagaccactttcccattcactggAATGAGAAACTGTATTCAAGTTTTTGTAGTGAATTTTAGGACTATAAGTGCCTttgattaacaaaaaaatcTCTCTAAACTAATCATACATGTTGTTCCTATGCAAAGGCCTCAAACTATGATGAAAGAGTGCAGTGCAGATGAGCTGAGCTCTCCTGAACATGAACTAGTTGATCACAAATAGCTGCTAGGCATGTCTACGCCTCATTCACACCAATACATATTGtacacaaactcacaaacagtGCTTCAATTATAAAAGgcatggaaaacaaaaaaatatgtaatcaaagtaaaagtcatATGTATGGACATAAACTTATTATATAGTGTACTTGCAGttgataaaaagaaaactaaaaatgtaaatgaatgttgaTGGCTGCTGGGAAAATTCATCACTCTACGCCTAGGATGGTTTTCACGTCAGCAAACAcctggaagagaaaaacaggtaACTTTGACTTATGAGGACACAAACATGGAGCCGCAGTTCAGCTCCAGCTGAGAAATTTCAAAACTTGAACTAATCCAAAATAGCCTGAAGCGCTGCACATATTTCTAACTACGATCACATTAAATATCCGGGTCGAACGagttttttcagggccgataccaATACCAATTATTGGTAATCAAGGAGACTGATAACCAATATTTGGAACAGatatgccaacacaaaactactgtTGTGTAAGGACACTCACCTGGGAACTGATTCAATAACACTGTGGTTTTACTTCTACTGCAGTAAAAAGTCTTTTCAGTAACAGTTAGTGACCGTTCACCTGCTGACGAGCTGCAGTCAGCAAAGTGTCTCATCGCCATTCACTGGAGTTTCTCATACTAGAGGcgtttattgctgctctattGTATCACAGGTAATGCTtccttttcttcatcacagtgactaactacctgctgtacatttaaacttacactagttctgggCCAGAACTCACAGCTTTCTGCTCCTTTTAGCGACTTTCACTAATTcagctgttgtttacatgttgttcagttcagtcagttactttagcttagcagttagtactgttgtaacttcagtgtagaggattgtgatgcCAACTTCAGTAATGTCTGCTGTTTTGCCCTCGACACACAGCTCCACTCCTAAACCGGAGCAGCTCGTTAACCGCAGctgtctgtgtcagtctgtgtacACAACAGCCTTCAGCGTGATAGGCTTACTCATGACGtataaccaatcagatggtgctgtgggcgggacattGCTCCAgaccacagagcagagacaggtggctgcatcagagccaaagtagtgcatttttaaagaaattcattttatcgattaaaaaaaaaagttactgatAATAGAAAAATTTTACCACGATAATCGGCCAGGCTGATAACCGGTCAATCCCTATAAAAATGGGCCAATTGCCAAAAGGAGCTGGTATCAATTGGTGGGAAATCCCTCATATCACTCTACTTATGTTGCTCTTTAAATCATACTTTCTACATTTTGCGCCATTAAAAGGATGCAAAAGTTTAAAGAAGGGCATCCATATCTACATCCACATTTTCCTACACTTGATATCATTTACTCACCTCATCCACTGAACGAGAGGCGTCTACGGTGCGAACCTTCCCATGTTTCTCATATAGTTCAATGATTGGTCGTGTAGACTGCAGGTAGGTTTGGATTCTacatcacagaaaaatatgCCTGGTTATTGGGGTCAGATGACACAGGGGACTCAAAGGAGACACAAATTaggtcaaaaacacacatgcaggtaTCCAACAGTCAGTTAAATGGGTCAGAGAAATCTATACTGATCAGACATGCTTGTTGTACTTTGTTAACGACAGAAGGAAATCATTACATGAAATCAATtgtgaaaagcagcagaacaTATTTGCAGGGAGTACGCTGATAAAAAAGTACATTCTCAAATCTGAGATAAAGTCTAAAGTAATGTATTTTGCTTGTATTTCAGGACTCTACCTTTTCTCCAGGCTTTCTCTGTTGTCATCTGTGCGCCCACTGCTCTTCCCTCTTTCTAGACATCTGTTGATGCACACCTGTGTAAACAAAGGAGATCATGTCATGTCTTCAGTGTAAAGTAGATCCTAGAATATCAGCTCAGCTGTATGTGACTAAAAACAGCTGGAGGGGTTTCAGCTTTCTAGTTTCCATGACCTACCTCATTGCTGCAGTCGAAGAAAAGCACAAATTTGACATCTGCTTTGCCCTCCATTGCAGTGTTCCACCCCTGAAGGTTGTCCTCGTTGCGGGGGAAACCATCGATGAGGAAACGGaactttttctcatctttcCCCATGGTCTCTTCCATGGCCTTGAGGAACAGGGATAAACTATTTTTTTGATCCTGATCTGAATTCATTGAAAGAGCTAACTACTCAAATGACAAATCAGAACCTGATTCCAGACAGACAATTCAAAAGTGCAATGACACACAaattctgctgtgtgtgtgtgtatatatatatatatatatatatatatacatagcaGAATTTGTgtgtcatatatatatttatatatatatatatatatatatatataaatatacacacacaacaacctTGTATCATAGTGCTGACAAACTTGACACAGAAAACTTAAATTTTAAGAAAAGTGTACAATCTCACAGTGCAGCTGGgatcatttttcacagtttcaaaaCACATAACCAGTGTTTGAACATTAGCTATCATCCATGTCAGACATGGATTGGATTGCAACTAATAAAGCATAACATTTTAGAGCTGCTACTACTGATTATTTGCTTCAATATTATTAACATCTTTAAGTCATCGTTTTCGTCAAATATAAAAGGCATAATTGCCGATTACAAGTTACCAAAGTTATGTTTTCAAATGATCTATTATGTGCGGCCAACATTAtggaaaccaaaacattttaatctaacaacagacagaaacactaaACCCACACATTCACAAGGCTAAGAGAAGcaattgttttgtgtatttactTACTTTAACATCCTAAAATTGAATAATTGACTCTTTTCAGCACTAAACATGAGACGTGAGCCCAGATATTGGCATTGGTATAATCAAAATTCAAAACTGTCAAATCTGTCATCACAGTAAAAGTTTAATattatgtttccttttttttttttttttaagtcgtTGAGTTGCATACGGTAAATTGTCTGCCCAAGAATAACTTCTTGTTAGGCAGAACAAACCTGATTTGCAGCCTGTATTTGGTACACACCTTCTTGAGTAAATTGATGGTAATCTCCACAGGGACAATTTTGCCCTCCTTGATGTAGTTGGATATGAGCTGTCCGAACTCTGACCCTTCTCTAGCCCGCTCTGCTCTCAGCAAGTCCCCAGCTGACAAATGGGTGTAGTTGTAGTtctgagacacaaaaacacaggcaagttttaaatatgaaaacttGATCtcatgtgattaaaaaaactcataaaacaaaGCATTTTGAGATTAGTCACTGAGTGAATTTCCAGTTAGGTGAAAGAcagagttattttttttttaagaatgtacatttgtatatttatattaaccTTAAACCTCAACAGCAAGGAGTACCGCTTTTCCAGACAGGCTAATTCCTCCTCACTCACAAGCCAGGAAAAAGTTAGTCCGTGTGTACAGAATAAAAAGAGCCTCTATGTATAGCAGCCATTCAGGCCTGACCACCGTACTTGAAGGGTGGCAGCCAACACCCAGGAACATCCATGAACAGTAGTAGTTATAAAGTTTGTCTTGTATGCTCTCTCTCAttcaaacacaggcacacacatacacagcaaagAATCAACATTTGCCCCCAGTAGAGCTACAGCTTCATTAGCTTTCATGACTTTGACTTTCAGACAAACATCAAAGCAGAATTCTTTAATGTTCTGGCTTTCAAAACTTTTTGGGAGGCttgttaaaaaataactttttgtcAAACTCATGCTGCTTCTTTAGAATAGTGTGTGAAGCAGTAAACAAATTATGTTAGAGAAAGCTGAAAACAGTAAGACATAACATTTTTACCATTTCAGTCTTAAAATCAGGAGTGCACTGTAGACCTATCCCTTTTATAGACTGATGTTGATTTATTTCTGAttatcaattaaaaaaacaaaacacagcaggtaGAAATGATCACAGAATACTTGGTGTTGAGAGTGCATAACTGCAGAAATTACAACACAGACTAAAAAATTAAAGTGCTAAGTTGAAGTAAATAACATTTGATGATGTATGTTGGGTCTTTATTCGTACATCTGGGTTGGGTGAGGTAAAGGATCCTCAGCCAATACATGTCTACGTCAGCATATGTTTCTGTTTGCCAACAGACAATGGTGGAGTTGCCAAATGCTTGCCAGACTTACATCTGACCATTACATAATCTCGGCTGCATAGATAAGTCAATGATAAGGTTACAACACGGGCCAAATGTCAATAGGCTATCTGctcctgtctctgtttgtaCTGTGTGAAGCTAATAAATAGATTTTCATTTAGTCTAGTTACAAAGACAAACTTATCAAACACTAACAGAAATCAACGCGTTGGTTTTAacttaaaatacataaattgaACTTTTGTAGCTCATGTATGCCAGCACCGGCTTGTACATCAGCACATAAACTGGACAAATAAATATTGCgtggctaactagctagcttgCTAATATACTGGTTCATTTTAGAGGACAACCGGAAGTAAATGCATTTGACACTTTACCTCACAAAAAAGCGTAATTAACAGCCACAACCACCCTAAAATTCACAAAATACCATTTCCATTCCGATATGCTAAATCCTACTTATAAAAGTCGGCATTTTTTTGTCGTCCTTTAACTTGCCATCCCTCGTACCTCCACGATTTTTGAGCACTGGGTTCCTTTGCCGGCGCCAGGCCCGCCCAGCACGAACACAACCTGCGGCTTCATCATCAGCGACGCCCGGTACAAAAAGCTCGGCACCTTCTGAGACAAGCTACCGAACAAACGGCCGATCATAAACCAGCACGACCAGCTGCAGGCGTGAAGCGGCGGGGTTGGGGAGGGGGAGCAGAAATAATAAGACGAGCTGGCCGGTGAATGCGTGTCAGTGTCGGTGGGTAGGAAGTCGCGGAGGCAAACGACACCACTTCCGGTGTTGACTTCAGCGACCAATGGGGCTTCCACAGAGGcgtgatgctgctgctggtagCCACGCCCACTCGcacttgttattttttttcaatgcagCGGTCGGGTGACGCCCCTCCCCTGCCTCTCCAGCATCAGCACCTCCAAACCGAACAAGGCGACCCGCGGCTCGAAGAGGATGCTCTCCGGTCCGTGATGCTCACCAGCTCGGAGGAGACACAACGATGAGACGAC encodes:
- the bcl6ab gene encoding BCL6A transcription repressor b; translation: MATTADGCIQFTRHAGDVLLNFNRLRSRNILTDVTIQVDGQHFHAHKAILVACSGFFYTVFMNPENANLSAISLDPKVDPKGFSILLDFMYTSCLNLKDSLVLATMNTAIYLQMEHVVDTCHRFIKSRHQSLNVQTEEVRINSLHLAEENPALRPVDEKETDLRNVRTSTSSFVQECRCNIPNVFRGINTSGSYHVYGDLHVPAGKLEGSHKISAPTRGGALSQKRCSQVPNTNITHSDSTTIIPHPLPFHPSFPTTIIQPAGVHRSHHGPAAPMEEESIQHPQTSCLRLSPGFSKGVICSPQSPLRSDCQPNSPTESSSSRNATLSLKHPSDCPKDAKARNWKKYKFIVMNQTPDENEKEAQGGNADAADMSPTLSPCRSGGAGEHSEVQSHEGASEHREEMPMSQSVDSCSSSTCSSISHRRCSSCGCDSPQRMEMGHLSPDSYSRDDTTKLHSEYSPSRCENNTYFCNGCDSKFSDEDSLKDHMVQVHSDKPYKCDCCQAAFRYKGNLASHKTVHTGAKPYHCNICGAQFNRPANLKTHTRIHSGEKPYKCETCGSRFVQVAHLRAHVLIHTGEKPYPCEICGTHFRHLQTLKSHMRIHTGEKPYHCEKCDLHFRHKSQLRLHLRQKHGAVTNTKAQYRRTPSNITAGLLNSC
- the cmpk gene encoding UMP-CMP kinase, with translation MIGRLFGSLSQKVPSFLYRASLMMKPQVVFVLGGPGAGKGTQCSKIVENYNYTHLSAGDLLRAERAREGSEFGQLISNYIKEGKIVPVEITINLLKKAMEETMGKDEKKFRFLIDGFPRNEDNLQGWNTAMEGKADVKFVLFFDCSNEVCINRCLERGKSSGRTDDNRESLEKRIQTYLQSTRPIIELYEKHGKVRTVDASRSVDEVFADVKTILGVE